The following are encoded in a window of Manihot esculenta cultivar AM560-2 chromosome 8, M.esculenta_v8, whole genome shotgun sequence genomic DNA:
- the LOC110621382 gene encoding uncharacterized protein LOC110621382, whose product MGDASASYIHMVHHLIEECIVFNMSKEECMEALNKHANIKPVITSTVWNELEKENKEFFEAYKKKKRGEEASEMETRHKIQGVIAESSNTTQDH is encoded by the exons ATGGGCGACGCTTCTGCTTCGTATATTCACATG GTGCACCATCTGATAGAAGAGTGCATTGTATTCAACATGAGCAAAGAAGAGTGCATGGAAGCTCTCAACAAGCACGCCAACATCAAACCAGTCATCACATCAAcag TGTGGAACGAGCTGGAGAAAGAGAACAAGGAGTTCTTTGAGGCatacaagaagaagaaaagaggagAAGAAGCCAGTGAAATGGAGACAAGGCACAAGATCCAAGGCGTGATTGCTGAATCATCCAATACAACCCAAGATCATTAA